A single window of Buchnera aphidicola (Cinara kochiana kochiana) DNA harbors:
- the hemW gene encoding radical SAM family heme chaperone HemW: MPNKKLHILPPISLYIHIPWCIKKCPYCDFHSYKYSQKISEKKYIKHIIKDLKNDKKMISNRSIESIFIGGGTPSLLKSKTFLYLLKKIKKIISISKKTEISIEINPDINKKNKLIEYYEAGINRFSIGVQTFNEIILKKIERKYNAKKTIQLINSINHIPHKNLNIDLMYGLPEQTIQNVLEDLYQAITLKPEHISWYQLNIEPNTKFYTQNINLPSLQITKNMRLKGNKLLKKYGYIQYEISSYSLKEKYQCRHNLNYWNFGDYIGVGCGAHGKITQPNKTIIRTIKAKHDTTYISKKYIEKKYIVLNKDIPFEFFLNKFRLFQPIYYQDFENQTYIKKNKIYKKMTIAIKKGYLRKTTDSWFVTDNGREKLNSLLSIFL; encoded by the coding sequence ATGCCTAATAAAAAATTACATATATTACCGCCAATTAGTTTATATATTCATATACCGTGGTGTATTAAAAAATGTCCATATTGTGACTTTCATTCATATAAATATTCACAAAAAATATCAGAAAAAAAATATATAAAACATATCATAAAAGATTTAAAAAATGATAAAAAAATGATATCTAATAGATCTATTGAATCAATTTTCATTGGAGGTGGTACACCAAGTTTACTAAAAAGTAAAACTTTCTTATATTTACTAAAAAAAATAAAAAAAATTATATCTATCTCAAAAAAAACAGAAATATCTATAGAGATTAACCCCGATATCAATAAAAAAAACAAATTAATAGAATATTATGAAGCAGGTATTAATAGATTTTCAATCGGGGTGCAAACATTTAACGAAATTATACTAAAAAAAATTGAACGAAAATATAATGCAAAAAAAACTATACAATTAATTAATTCTATAAACCACATACCACATAAAAACTTAAACATAGATTTAATGTACGGACTTCCTGAACAAACTATTCAAAATGTTTTAGAAGATTTATATCAAGCTATTACATTAAAACCAGAACATATATCATGGTATCAATTAAATATTGAGCCAAATACTAAATTTTATACACAGAATATTAATCTACCTTCTCTTCAAATTACAAAAAATATGCGCTTAAAAGGAAATAAATTATTAAAAAAATATGGATATATACAATATGAAATCTCTTCTTACTCCCTAAAAGAGAAGTATCAATGTAGGCATAATTTAAATTATTGGAATTTTGGTGACTATATAGGTGTTGGATGTGGAGCTCACGGTAAAATAACACAACCCAATAAAACAATTATTCGAACTATAAAAGCTAAACATGATACAACATATATAAGTAAAAAATATATAGAAAAAAAATACATTGTTTTAAACAAAGATATTCCATTCGAATTTTTCTTAAATAAATTCAGGTTATTTCAACCAATTTACTATCAAGATTTCGAAAATCAAACTTATATCAAAAAAAATAAAATTTATAAAAAAATGACTATAGCTATAAAAAAAGGTTATTTAAGAAAAACAACGGATTCGTGGTTCGTTACTGATAATGGAAGAGAAAAATTAAATTCATTGCTATCAATATTTTTATAA
- the sbcB gene encoding exodeoxyribonuclease I has translation MFIKNNNTNIDTKKSFIFYDYETFGLNISLDKVAQFCSIETDHEFKVIRKKTVLFCYPPIDYLPDPNAVLITKILPQYTQKYGLNEYFFAKRIYDIFSQKNSCIVGFNNINFDNLITRNIFYRNLLDPYEWSWKNGNFSWDILNILRAFYIFYPNTMIWYRKVNGSVSFKLSDITFINNIVHIDAHDAYSDVIATFTVARYLYKKNKKFFLYLYKISHKKHIIYFISQNYNRPFFYLSSFFGSQNNNLGCILIIGTHPKYTNNLIVINLSINIKKIFHLYSLSNNIMLTVRQLFDCGIHIIYINKSPLFFSYNSLSLQDCQRLNINYKRCQKNFFLLKNNILLKNWILSIFLLNKKNEVCNDVDLLLYKNFFNSLDKLSFSFIHTHIPVQWIHWCPKFIDTRIEEIFFRLKARNFISLLNFDEMKRWQLHCQNKINNTYIKEYVRQIKCLQNKYYLNKKKFFLLEKLIIYMNQIIYNINNLI, from the coding sequence ATGTTTATTAAAAATAACAATACTAATATCGATACTAAAAAATCTTTTATTTTTTATGATTATGAAACTTTCGGATTAAATATATCTTTGGATAAAGTTGCTCAATTTTGTAGTATAGAAACAGATCATGAATTCAAAGTTATTCGCAAAAAAACAGTTTTATTTTGCTATCCTCCTATAGATTATTTGCCAGATCCTAATGCTGTTTTAATCACTAAAATATTACCTCAATATACGCAAAAGTATGGTCTAAATGAATATTTTTTTGCTAAAAGAATTTATGATATTTTTTCTCAAAAAAATTCCTGTATTGTAGGATTTAATAATATTAATTTTGATAACTTAATAACACGTAATATTTTTTATAGAAATTTATTAGATCCGTATGAATGGAGTTGGAAAAATGGTAATTTTAGTTGGGATATTTTAAATATTTTACGTGCTTTTTATATTTTTTATCCAAATACTATGATTTGGTATCGTAAGGTTAACGGTTCTGTTAGCTTTAAATTATCTGATATAACATTTATTAATAATATTGTACATATCGATGCTCATGACGCATATTCTGATGTTATAGCTACTTTTACAGTAGCGCGGTATTTATATAAAAAAAATAAAAAATTTTTTTTATATTTGTATAAAATATCTCATAAAAAACATATAATATATTTTATTTCTCAAAATTATAATAGACCTTTTTTCTATTTATCTAGTTTTTTTGGATCACAAAATAATAATTTGGGTTGTATATTAATTATAGGTACACATCCAAAATATACTAATAACTTAATTGTTATTAATTTATCAATCAATATTAAAAAAATATTTCATTTATATTCACTTTCTAACAATATAATGTTGACCGTTCGTCAATTATTTGATTGCGGAATACACATTATATATATCAATAAATCTCCATTATTTTTTTCATATAATTCATTATCTCTGCAGGATTGTCAAAGATTAAATATAAATTATAAAAGATGTCAAAAAAATTTTTTTTTATTAAAAAATAATATTTTGTTAAAAAATTGGATCTTATCAATTTTTTTACTAAATAAAAAAAATGAAGTGTGTAATGATGTAGATTTATTGTTATATAAAAACTTTTTTAATTCTTTAGATAAATTATCATTTTCTTTTATTCATACTCATATACCGGTACAATGGATACACTGGTGTCCAAAATTTATTGATACTAGAATTGAAGAAATTTTTTTTCGTTTAAAAGCAAGAAATTTTATAAGTTTATTAAATTTTGATGAAATGAAACGATGGCAGTTACATTGCCAAAATAAAATTAATAATACTTATATTAAAGAATATGTCAGACAAATAAAATGCTTACAAAATAAATATTATTTAAATAAAAAAAAATTTTTTTTATTAGAAAAACTAATAATTTATATGAATCAGATAATCTATAATATTAATAATTTAATTTAA
- the dnaB gene encoding replicative DNA helicase — protein sequence MIDLKKNKPMFKIPPHSLEAEQSVLGGLMLDNQQWDIISEYIVAKDFYSRQHQLIFYEMKYLIEKGSPIDLITLSESLEQKGELNNVGRFSYLAEISKNTPSINNIISYAEIIRERAIIREIILTAHNIAYAGYHPKGRTSIELLDYAESSVFKISETRTADNSGPKNIEKILDTTIQSIEKLLKKPHTGITGLNTGYHDLNKKTFGLQKSELIIIAARPSMGKTTFAMNLCENTAMLYEKPILIFSLEMPGEQIMIRMLASLSRVNQSKIRTGQLNDEEWSRISSTINILLKKKNIYIDDSSGLTPNEVRSRSRKIYRENNGLSLIMIDYLQLIKIPALSGNRTLEIAEISRTLKSLAKELNIPIIALSQLNRSLEQRSDKRPVNSDLRESGSLEQDADLILFIYRDELYHENSEFKGIAEIIIGKQRNGPTGTIRLTFNGQWSRFDNYTNQKYHF from the coding sequence ATGATAGATTTAAAAAAAAACAAACCAATGTTCAAAATACCTCCACATTCACTAGAAGCAGAACAATCTGTATTAGGAGGATTGATGTTAGATAATCAACAGTGGGATATAATTTCTGAATATATTGTTGCAAAAGATTTTTATAGTCGGCAACATCAATTAATTTTTTATGAAATGAAATATTTAATTGAAAAAGGGTCTCCTATAGACTTAATCACTTTATCGGAATCATTGGAACAAAAAGGAGAATTAAATAATGTAGGAAGATTTTCTTATCTAGCAGAAATTTCTAAAAATACACCAAGTATTAATAATATAATCTCTTATGCAGAAATTATACGTGAACGAGCAATTATACGCGAAATTATTTTAACAGCTCATAATATTGCATATGCAGGATATCATCCAAAAGGACGAACAAGTATAGAATTACTGGATTACGCTGAATCCAGCGTATTTAAAATTTCAGAAACACGTACAGCTGATAATAGCGGTCCAAAAAATATAGAAAAAATCTTAGATACAACTATTCAATCTATTGAAAAACTATTAAAAAAACCTCATACTGGAATAACAGGGCTAAATACAGGATATCATGATTTAAATAAAAAAACATTTGGGTTACAAAAATCAGAATTAATAATTATTGCGGCTCGACCATCCATGGGTAAAACTACATTTGCGATGAATTTATGTGAAAATACAGCTATGTTATATGAAAAACCAATTTTAATTTTTAGTTTAGAGATGCCGGGAGAGCAAATTATGATTCGTATGTTAGCTTCACTATCAAGAGTTAACCAGTCTAAAATTCGTACCGGACAATTGAATGATGAAGAATGGAGCAGAATATCTAGTACAATAAATATTTTATTGAAAAAAAAAAATATCTATATAGATGATTCATCCGGATTAACTCCGAACGAAGTCCGTTCTCGTTCACGCAAAATATATAGAGAAAATAATGGATTAAGCTTAATTATGATTGATTATCTTCAATTAATAAAAATACCGGCATTATCAGGAAATAGAACTTTGGAAATAGCTGAAATTTCTAGAACATTAAAATCATTAGCTAAAGAATTAAACATCCCTATTATTGCTTTATCACAATTAAACCGATCTCTAGAACAAAGATCTGATAAAAGACCTGTAAATTCAGATCTCAGAGAATCGGGTTCATTAGAACAAGATGCGGATTTAATCCTATTTATTTATAGAGATGAATTATATCATGAAAATAGTGAATTTAAAGGTATTGCGGAAATTATAATTGGAAAACAGAGAAATGGACCTACAGGAACTATACGATTAACATTTAATGGACAGTGGTCTAGATTTGATAATTACACTAATCAAAAATATCATTTTTAA
- the trmB gene encoding tRNA (guanosine(46)-N7)-methyltransferase TrmB, giving the protein MIISTNDLFCKKNITCATSIKSYVTRQRNVKIQKIEHITICWKIYGINFNSVQLNFLDLFPIKQPIIIEIGFGDGKLFIEKAINNPHVNFIGIEVYLKGVLTAIQYAYINNITNIKLICYDAVEILKYMIPNRAVNIFQIFFPDPWFKTKHRKRRLINDCFIDLILNKIINKGFLHIITDCPLYSKQIYNTISLYSSFKRIFSGTVMFPLVKIQKDTKFKKKALFLKKNIFDYKYQFNLK; this is encoded by the coding sequence ATGATTATTTCAACAAATGATTTATTTTGTAAAAAAAATATAACTTGTGCAACATCAATTAAAAGTTATGTAACTCGACAAAGAAATGTCAAGATACAAAAAATAGAACATATTACAATATGCTGGAAAATATATGGAATTAATTTTAATAGTGTCCAGTTAAATTTTCTTGATTTATTTCCTATAAAACAACCAATTATTATAGAAATTGGGTTTGGTGATGGAAAATTATTTATAGAAAAGGCTATAAATAATCCTCATGTAAATTTTATTGGTATAGAGGTATATTTAAAGGGTGTATTAACAGCTATTCAGTATGCTTATATAAATAATATTACTAATATTAAATTAATATGTTATGATGCTGTAGAAATACTTAAATACATGATTCCTAATAGGGCGGTTAATATTTTTCAAATTTTTTTTCCAGATCCTTGGTTTAAAACTAAACATCGTAAAAGAAGATTAATAAATGATTGTTTTATAGATTTGATATTAAATAAAATTATTAATAAAGGTTTTTTACATATTATTACAGATTGTCCATTATATTCAAAACAAATATATAATACAATTTCATTGTATTCTAGTTTTAAACGTATTTTTTCTGGAACAGTTATGTTTCCACTAGTAAAAATACAAAAGGATACTAAATTTAAAAAGAAAGCTTTATTTTTAAAAAAAAATATTTTTGATTATAAATATCAATTTAATTTAAAATAA
- the rplI gene encoding 50S ribosomal protein L9, producing the protein MKVILINSTEKLGKKGQLISVKNGYARNYLIPMKKALLATSKNIKIFKQTRIIAEKQKSEKINQAKNRINSIKLIGAMIFFVKSSKKNKIFGSIGIRDIVKNLLLMGIIVEKHEIKLPQGLLRYLGTHTVFFTPYKNMDTEIQVSILSK; encoded by the coding sequence ATGAAAGTGATTTTAATAAATTCTACAGAGAAATTAGGTAAAAAAGGTCAATTAATTTCTGTTAAAAATGGATATGCTAGAAATTATTTAATACCTATGAAAAAAGCATTATTAGCAACTTCTAAAAATATTAAAATTTTTAAACAAACGAGAATAATTGCTGAAAAACAAAAATCTGAAAAAATAAATCAAGCAAAGAATAGAATTAATTCTATTAAATTAATTGGTGCTATGATTTTTTTTGTAAAATCTAGTAAAAAAAATAAAATTTTTGGTTCTATTGGTATTAGAGATATTGTAAAAAATTTATTGTTAATGGGTATTATAGTAGAAAAACATGAAATTAAATTACCTCAAGGATTATTACGATATTTAGGTACTCATACAGTTTTTTTTACTCCATATAAGAATATGGATACTGAAATTCAAGTTTCAATTTTGTCAAAATAA
- the dusA gene encoding tRNA dihydrouridine(20/20a) synthase DusA, translating to MQKKYSNKFSVAPMLKYTDRHCLFFYRQLTKHTLLYTEMITTHEMLFNKKIFKKKQIKNINPLAIQLAGNNPIHFQECAKIAHLLGFSEINLNIGCPSQHAQNGNFGIFLMYKPKLVYQLIKSIYFTVSIPISVKIRIGTHKDSQYKFLKKFIQQVSKNKYCNKFIIHARIADLRITSPKKNRNIPELNYQYVYQIKKDFPNLIIILNGGIKSIQEIQQHLKHVDGIMIGREIYKNPFLLRQIDEKIFFKQKNIKIKQFFKKMSAYITKEQKKGTKIIHIIKHMLNIFYNQPYSKKWKLHIIQYIHHKKNIHHLFHSIYKIFNQELKIK from the coding sequence ATGCAAAAAAAATATTCAAATAAATTTTCTGTTGCACCGATGTTAAAATATACTGATAGACACTGTCTATTTTTTTATAGACAACTTACAAAACATACTTTGTTATATACTGAAATGATCACTACCCATGAAATGCTTTTCAATAAAAAAATATTTAAAAAAAAACAAATTAAAAATATTAACCCATTGGCCATTCAATTAGCGGGAAATAATCCAATCCATTTTCAAGAATGTGCAAAAATAGCACATTTATTAGGATTTAGTGAAATAAACTTAAACATTGGATGCCCTTCTCAACACGCTCAAAATGGTAATTTCGGTATATTTTTAATGTATAAACCTAAACTAGTATACCAATTAATAAAATCTATATATTTTACTGTATCAATTCCTATTAGCGTAAAAATTAGAATAGGAACACATAAAGATTCTCAGTATAAATTTCTAAAAAAATTTATTCAACAGGTATCTAAAAATAAATATTGTAATAAATTTATTATACATGCCAGAATTGCAGATTTAAGAATTACTAGTCCTAAAAAAAATCGCAATATACCTGAATTAAATTATCAATATGTTTATCAGATTAAAAAAGATTTTCCAAATCTAATTATCATTCTAAACGGAGGTATTAAATCTATCCAAGAAATTCAGCAACATTTAAAACATGTAGATGGTATTATGATAGGTAGAGAAATATATAAAAATCCATTTTTATTACGGCAAATAGATGAAAAAATTTTTTTTAAACAAAAAAATATTAAAATAAAGCAATTTTTTAAAAAAATGTCGGCATATATCACTAAAGAACAAAAAAAAGGAACAAAAATAATTCATATTATAAAACATATGTTAAATATTTTTTATAATCAACCATATTCAAAAAAATGGAAATTACACATAATACAATACATACATCATAAAAAAAATATACATCATTTATTTCACAGTATATACAAAATATTTAACCAAGAATTAAAAATAAAATAA
- the rpsR gene encoding 30S ribosomal protein S18: MVRYFRRRKFCRFTAEGVKYIDYKDIVMLKNYVTENGKIVPSRITGTKAKYQRQLARAIKRARFIALMPYTDQHQ; encoded by the coding sequence ATGGTGCGTTATTTTCGACGTAGAAAATTCTGTCGTTTTACAGCAGAAGGAGTTAAATATATAGATTATAAAGATATAGTAATGTTAAAGAATTATGTTACTGAAAATGGAAAAATTGTTCCTAGTCGTATTACAGGAACGAAAGCAAAATATCAAAGACAATTAGCTCGTGCAATTAAAAGAGCTCGTTTTATTGCTTTAATGCCATACACTGATCAACATCAGTAG
- the mutY gene encoding A/G-specific adenine glycosylase has protein sequence MLFSQKILNWYHIHGRKNLPWQKKNIYFIWISEIMLQRTQVQTVIPYFKKFKKRFPTLKSLAQANINEILYLWSGLGYYQRAHNIHKTAIIIQNIYNGIFPKNINEIKKLPGIGQSTAGAILSFAYNFVYAILDSNVKRILIRFHAVCTNNQTKNQLDKILWKLINQYLPIHHSNKFNQAMMDIGSLICTNHNPRCIICPLNNTCNFCINKTIINKIKYKKKNTIGLLFSIINYKNMYFLKQQKQISIWKSLFYFPITFFSISKKKHESFKKKMNNFNIVINPFIHYVSNIKLYIYSHTITTQKKNILKDINQKKIWYDIFIGKKIGIPTPVHKILNLIHKQLIKKNMKKTNIRIIFCSFLKKKAEGLDYPFFTGKTGKKIYQEISKEAWCYWLQKQTKIINEKKLNMFIEKDRTYIKIKMKKFLFTKK, from the coding sequence ATGTTATTCTCACAAAAAATACTAAATTGGTATCATATTCACGGAAGAAAAAATTTGCCTTGGCAAAAAAAAAATATATACTTTATTTGGATATCTGAAATTATGTTACAAAGAACACAAGTGCAAACAGTAATCCCGTATTTTAAAAAATTTAAAAAACGTTTTCCTACTCTTAAATCATTAGCACAAGCCAATATAAATGAAATTTTGTATTTATGGAGTGGTTTGGGATATTACCAACGAGCTCATAACATACATAAAACCGCTATCATTATTCAAAACATATATAATGGAATTTTTCCAAAAAATATCAATGAAATAAAAAAATTACCCGGAATAGGCCAATCAACGGCAGGAGCGATTTTATCGTTTGCCTATAATTTTGTATATGCTATTTTAGATAGTAATGTAAAACGCATATTAATACGATTTCATGCAGTCTGTACAAATAACCAAACAAAAAATCAATTAGATAAAATATTATGGAAATTAATTAACCAATATCTTCCGATTCATCACTCTAATAAATTTAATCAAGCTATGATGGATATTGGTTCATTGATTTGCACTAATCATAATCCTCGTTGTATTATATGTCCTTTAAATAATACATGTAATTTCTGCATTAATAAAACAATTATTAATAAAATTAAATATAAAAAAAAAAATACAATAGGTCTTCTATTTTCTATTATCAATTACAAAAACATGTATTTTTTAAAACAACAAAAACAAATTTCTATTTGGAAAAGTCTATTTTATTTTCCCATAACTTTTTTTTCAATATCTAAAAAAAAACATGAAAGTTTTAAAAAAAAAATGAATAATTTTAATATAGTAATTAATCCATTTATCCATTACGTCAGTAACATAAAACTATATATTTATTCACACACCATAACAACTCAAAAAAAAAATATACTAAAAGATATAAATCAAAAAAAAATATGGTATGATATTTTTATAGGTAAAAAGATCGGTATTCCTACTCCAGTACATAAAATATTAAATTTAATACATAAACAATTAATTAAAAAAAATATGAAAAAAACCAATATACGTATAATTTTTTGTTCTTTTTTAAAAAAAAAAGCAGAAGGATTAGATTATCCGTTTTTCACAGGTAAAACAGGAAAAAAAATTTATCAAGAAATTTCTAAAGAGGCATGGTGTTATTGGTTACAAAAACAAACAAAAATTATTAATGAAAAAAAATTAAATATGTTTATAGAAAAAGATAGAACATACATAAAAATTAAAATGAAAAAATTTTTATTTACTAAAAAATAA
- the ruvX gene encoding Holliday junction resolvase RuvX: MIILSFDYGTKNIGLAVAETELNYSVPIKSIIYDKKNIFFKKIKETINYWNPKYIIIGYPYKIKKKINKKIKKFSYILKEKYNKNIFLYNENYSTKEAKFFLNDYKKKKNNSYCIHSIAAKIILDSWLKSKYH, translated from the coding sequence ATGATTATTTTATCTTTCGATTATGGTACCAAAAATATTGGTCTAGCTGTAGCTGAAACAGAACTAAATTACTCAGTTCCAATAAAATCCATTATTTACGATAAAAAAAATATTTTTTTTAAAAAAATCAAAGAAACAATAAATTATTGGAATCCAAAATATATAATTATTGGTTATCCCTATAAAATAAAAAAAAAAATAAATAAAAAAATTAAAAAGTTTAGCTATATATTAAAAGAAAAATACAATAAAAATATTTTCTTATACAATGAAAATTATTCCACTAAAGAAGCGAAATTTTTTTTAAATGATTATAAAAAAAAAAAAAACAATTCATATTGTATACACTCTATTGCTGCAAAAATAATACTTGATAGTTGGTTAAAATCCAAATATCATTAA
- a CDS encoding dUTP diphosphatase, producing MDLLEIKIEIIDPRLKTDFFFPEYLSNGFFGFFLIACLKKPIYILSEKTLLISTGILINLLDSTTRIVIEPLVSIKKKYNIIIGNPFGIIDICKDELKISLWNRSNKSFYINPGDKVAQLLFISNKRIKLIYI from the coding sequence ATGGATTTATTAGAAATTAAAATTGAGATTATTGATCCGCGTCTTAAAACAGATTTTTTTTTTCCTGAATATCTATCTAATGGATTTTTTGGTTTTTTTTTAATAGCGTGTCTTAAAAAACCCATATATATTTTATCTGAAAAAACATTATTAATTTCTACAGGAATTTTGATAAATTTGTTGGATAGTACTACTCGTATAGTTATTGAGCCGCTTGTTTCTATAAAAAAAAAATATAATATTATAATTGGTAACCCGTTTGGCATTATTGATATCTGTAAAGATGAACTAAAAATATCTTTATGGAATCGTAGTAATAAAAGTTTTTATATTAATCCTGGTGATAAAGTTGCGCAATTATTATTTATTTCAAATAAAAGAATTAAACTGATATATATATAG
- the rpsF gene encoding 30S ribosomal protein S6 — MRHYEIILMVHPDKSEKISHIIEFYSNIIRTKKGIIHRLEDWGQRPLSYMINKLKKAHYVLMNIEVSINCMQYLENNFKFNLNIIRHFILLCCEAFKKKSPMLQTQEHIKKELTSVKNTQNKVIIK; from the coding sequence GTGCGTCATTATGAAATAATATTAATGGTTCATCCTGATAAAAGTGAAAAAATTTCACATATTATTGAATTTTATTCAAATATAATACGAACTAAAAAAGGCATAATACACCGTTTAGAAGATTGGGGACAACGTCCTTTATCATATATGATTAATAAATTAAAAAAAGCTCATTACGTTCTTATGAATATTGAAGTTTCTATTAATTGTATGCAATATTTAGAAAATAATTTTAAATTTAATTTAAATATTATTCGTCACTTTATTCTTTTGTGCTGTGAAGCTTTTAAAAAAAAATCACCTATGCTACAAACACAGGAACATATTAAAAAAGAATTAACATCTGTTAAAAATACTCAAAATAAAGTTATTATTAAATAA
- the miaA gene encoding tRNA (adenosine(37)-N6)-dimethylallyltransferase MiaA yields the protein MNNQSIVLFLMGPTAIGKSKLSLQIKKKFSQIELLSVDSKLIYKGLDIGTDKPLEKDLRENFYRLVNIIKPQDIYSAIDFYKDATQEIKNILKFGKIPLLVGGTMLYFKILLNGFAYLPPSNALIRNYIYKNICLEKKARLFDILKKIDPVSSKKIHINDVQRVLRAIEIFFVSGGQPRSQLIQSVHQKLPYRIFQFGLIPHNKNILYTKIVRRFYNMLDCGFEKEVFNLYKKKDLNLSFPSINSIGYKQMWLYIQNKCSYQEMIDNTIKSTFHLVKHQLTWLNRWKNITLIYDNQKDLLIEKIQKILQNKN from the coding sequence ATGAATAATCAATCAATTGTATTATTTTTGATGGGCCCTACCGCAATTGGTAAAAGTAAATTATCGTTACAGATAAAAAAAAAATTTTCTCAAATTGAATTATTAAGTGTAGATTCTAAATTAATATATAAAGGATTAGATATCGGAACAGATAAACCGCTTGAAAAAGATTTACGGGAAAACTTTTACCGATTAGTTAATATTATAAAACCACAGGATATTTATTCTGCTATAGATTTTTATAAAGATGCTACTCAGGAAATAAAAAATATTTTAAAATTTGGTAAAATTCCTTTATTAGTAGGTGGAACTATGTTGTATTTTAAAATATTATTAAATGGATTTGCGTATTTACCTCCATCTAATGCTTTAATAAGAAATTATATATATAAAAATATTTGTCTAGAAAAAAAAGCAAGATTATTTGATATTTTAAAAAAAATAGACCCAGTTTCTAGTAAAAAAATTCATATAAATGATGTACAAAGAGTTTTGCGTGCTATTGAAATATTTTTTGTTTCGGGAGGTCAACCGAGAAGTCAATTAATTCAGTCAGTTCATCAAAAATTACCATATCGAATATTTCAATTTGGTTTGATTCCTCATAATAAAAATATTTTATATACTAAAATAGTACGACGATTCTATAACATGTTGGATTGTGGTTTTGAAAAAGAAGTTTTTAATTTATATAAAAAAAAAGACTTAAATCTTTCTTTTCCTTCTATAAATAGTATAGGTTATAAGCAAATGTGGTTGTATATACAAAATAAATGTTCATATCAAGAAATGATAGATAATACAATTAAATCTACTTTTCATTTAGTTAAACATCAATTGACTTGGTTAAATAGATGGAAAAATATTACATTAATATATGATAATCAGAAAGATCTATTAATAGAAAAAATTCAAAAAATATTACAAAATAAAAATTAG